The genomic interval catccctctgggtcatcccagtgcaccagctccgagcacttgtctcatgcatccaacctggactggcaatctgtttcacactagaTCAGTGTTTCTTAAGCCTTCTCTTTTGTCCACTCTGCCCTTGAagcttttttagaaaattttttctcttgttgtaactcccttcctcccctccttgaAATTTTGATATTAAAGAATAAGATTTGGGTTATGGCTACCCTTTGGAAGGCTGCACGTGATTATACTATCTAAGTGTTTTTTGCCCCCTTGAGGTCAGTATCACCCTGTTAATAATGCATATTCTAGATAAATGAAGTATATATTTTCCAGTATTCAAACATTTTGTTGTAAACATTTAATAGAAATCTTCCAAAActtttttggaaaactcagggaTACTAGATGAACATTCCTTTCTATATTGTTTGATGGTATGATTATCTGTTCCTTTCATTAATCAATTCttataatttctctttgttttgctaCTTCTAAAATAGTAATGAGTTGAGGATATATTTTAGCAAGAACAATAGGTTCTGAGCAGGAGTTCTAGAGTCTCTAAAAGAAGATCCAAGGacctttttcatctttctttttgtttgaggCTGTATATTCTAACCTCCAGATAAGTAAGATATCTATTActactttttttcccttgtaaggCCTCTTTTGAAAGACTGGTGATGGGCAAAGACGAGGGGTTTCTACTCTTGTGTTAGGGTTTCAGGAAGTAGAATTGGATCAGGAAGGGATAGATCACTTTCAAGCTGATAAGTTGCAGTCACCCAGAGTGGTAGAGTATAGATTTGAGAGTTAAATTACCTAGTGCTGCATAACATACTAGATACTAACAGAGTGGATGGTGGCTTAAGTATGTGAATTCTTTCTTCAGGGATCTTTGTGTGTGTAGTAGAGTACTGAATTAGTCTGAAGCATTCTTCATTAATTTTAGACATATTTAAACAGGAAGTTGACGAGCTGGATATACAGCATACTTTTGTGCTGTGGGAAAGGCATTCCAGCAAGACTAGACTTGTTGGCTTGTAACAAGGTGTCCCAGCAAGCTTTTACTGCTTACTTGAAAGTGAATATGTCCTATTCTGTTTGTGTAGAAGAAAACTGTTGCTTCTGAACCTAAAGATTTCAGACAATTTTATGTATGCTTAGAagggtggttttattttttttaagttttctttataaCTCTTTTCTGTGTAGCTATAGGATTGCTGTATAATCCCAGACCTTCAATGTGTTCAGGGGCTTAAACGGTGAAAATGACAATGAGGCATTCTATAATAAATAGCCTCTCTCCTGTTTTACTTGAGAATTAATATTTCCTAATGGTTGTTATGGATGTGCCTACTCTACTCTTTCAAATGACTTAGGAGCCTGCAAGTGTTTGAGGAAACGGGAATCTCTCATAGTGAATTTCTTCATCGTCAACATGCAGAGGAAGGCGGTGGTCCCCTTGGAGGCCCTCTGAAGTTCCCTAACCCCTGCATCATCTGGCTTCATGCGGAACAGACAGGTAAAAGTCCTTTAGTATCCCAGAGTCCATCTGAGATAAAGCTTATAGTAATACATTGCTGTATATAAAATGTTTAGAgtaagtcaactatacctcagtaaaaTGTTGTTTTGAAGAAACATATATGTTCTTAGTGGCATATGAATGGCTCATAATAAGCGCTAAGCAAGTGTTCGCTGttaattttattatcattaccAAAGGCACAGTGTTATTTCCCTGGGTACCGGTCTGGAAAGCAGGTAAAGGTATTCCTGGAATGAGTATAAGATACCAAGGATGAGATAAGATGGGATGGGAGAGGGGCTGCTATCCAGAGAAGatccaaaggagaaagagaaggatccTGTGGAAGGAGGTCTGACTCTCTGAATTGGCTAGTGCTTTCTCCTTATATAATAAGATGATGTGCCTCATTGTTGCTGTTTTTATTGAATTGCAGAGTTTGTGACTGAATATATAATTATGAATTATTAGATAATCTTTGGACTCTGAACTTTTTCTTCCATTTGAACAAATTCTCTTCTTTGTGGCAGCTTATGCATTCATCATGTATAGTACGCACCTTCGGCAGGCTTGCTGGTTGATGAGTTAATTTGATTCAAGTTCTAGATGAGCGCTTGGATAAAAGGGTGGATAACATGCTTGCTGCTGGGCTCTTGGATGAACTAAGAGATTTTCACAAACGCTATAATGAGAAGAAAGTTGCAGAAAATAGGTGAGAATTTGGCTGTTACTGTCACGTACTCTTCATTCCTTGCTTATGGTCAGAAGACCATAAACGCAGTACTGGCTTTGGATCGACTTGTTTATTAGCCTTCGTCCTTGGCATTGGCTCTGCTTGTAGGAAGGAGGGTTGGTGTACTTGTACAGTTGCAGTTTTCTAATCTCACAGACATTCCCAGGAGTTAATTTTCAATGGAAGTAACCTGGGAGCTGATTGGGGGGGTGTAGAGGAAGGATTTCAGAGAGGTGGTGACTGCTTAggatctgtttctccatctgtgaggTGAAATGGTTCAGCTAGATCATCTCCAGGGCCCTCTAGCTCTCAGATGCAATGGCTTATCTACTGATGCTCTCTTGTTCCCAGCCAGGACTATCAACATGGTATCTTCCAATCAATTGGCTTCAAGGAATTTCACGAGTACCTGATCACTGAAGGAAAATGCACACCAGAGATGAGAAACCAGCTCCTAAAGAAAGGTGTGAATTCTCCATCTAACCTAGCCTGGGACATCCTTGGGTGATAGAGTGTCCAGCTGATATGGTCAGTaagaactgaggctgagagagccCCAAATGGCCTTCAGCTCAGAATGGAGATGTTCACATACCAAGTATCCACCAGCGTGCTGACGTGGCTGGTTGTCTCTGATGCCAGGCTGGCTGGACCTTCCTTACGGCAGAGTGAGAAGTGCTTAGAGGTTCTTATATTCTGCTTTGTCTTTTAGGTATTGAGGCTCTGAAACAAGTGACTAAGAGATACGCCCGGAAACAAAACCGATGGGTTAAAAACCGTTTTTTGAGCAGTAAGTCTCCTTGTTTTTCCTTATGCTCTGGGTCTGCTTTCAATAGAACATCGGCATTCTCAGCTCACCCAGAAAGTAACCTTTAGTTTCTGGATCTGACCTGGGGGATGTTGCATAAGTGATTATCCAGGGGTGTTTTCTTTTGATACCTCAGGAAACATTTCTTCCCGAGGAAGAGTCTGCCTTATGCCTTGAGCACCCGAGTACCGGCTGCAAGCTAGTAAGAGTAAAGTAGCAATATTCTCTTAGCAGAGTTGGTGCTTGGGGCTGATCTTAGTTAGCTTCAGATTTCATACCTGAAGAACAATTAGATGTCTATAGGAAGGCTTTCCTAATTAAAATGGTTTTGGGGCCAGATAAgtagtataaaaaggcaaaacctTTACCAATTCTCCTAGCATTACTTTTGTGTTCAGATACATGGTGTTTCAGGCTGCTGCACCTCTTAACTTCAGTTGAATAGCGCTTTtaaggaaaagggaaggaaattctcATTCACTGGACCCTGTACTATATCCTTAGCGCTAAATTGGGTGCAGTACATTTATTACTGGGACTTCAAGGtgggcatttttcttttctttcagaggATAAGTAAATagaggcttagagaagttaaataacttgctcaaaatCCCCTTGCTAATAAGCAGTAGAGTACTGGATGCAGGCCTGACTCCAAAGTCCACACTCAGCTGTACACCCACTGCACTTGTTTCCTTCAGCTATACCTTTAGCTGGATAGCATTAGTATTGGGCCTCGAGTCAGGAGTGGTGTGGTCATGAGCTAAAAGATTAATTTAAAGGAGATTAAGCATAAATGAAACCCTGTTTTTATCTTTTGAgcacttttaaaatatgcttttgaaTCAACTCCTGTTACCCTTGCCACTGAATTTCTGCTTTCAGTTAGTTACAGGTAAGTACAGCCGaggcctccccctcctccccagtgcCTCTGAACAGAAATGCCTTGGTCTGTGTTGTTTGACTGCTGGATCGCTCTCTCAGTTCTCTTTCTCTGCCATAGTTCTCCATGCAGCTCTTCTACTTACCTTGCTTTCTCTGCACATCCTTCTAGATAGAAGTCTTTTTGTCAGCCGAAACTGAAGTTCACTACTACAGATTTCTGACACAGCCTCTTTTCTCACCAGGCCTAACAATTAGTCTGTAACAAAAGATGGGGTTTTTTGGGGTAATGATTTGGAACTTCTTCCTGTGGTAAAGCCGCAACAACCCCCCATCTCTGAGTCACTCAGGGTTGATGGCACAGTGCATCGTATGCTCGTTCCTCATTCGTGTGTGTGCCCACACAGCCCTGGTGCTGGAGTGAAAGGCACAGCTGCCCTATAAATCAGGAACTGTGTGTGATTGGCCAGGGGCTGGTCTGCTGGGATACGGCTCTGGCACAGAGCCAGAGGGACTTCCCCACCCCAGCTTGGCCTTGGAGCTGAGCCAGAAATAGCAGCTGGGAGCCGAGAACTTGTTGAAAGGTGCTGAGACAGGGCACAGAAGCCCAACAAAGGACttagaagggaaaggaaaatataGAGTGGCCTGGAAACAGGTGCAGAGCTTAGCCAAGGCCAGGTGTGCTGTGGATGCTGCCTGCACCCTCCCAGTCTCACCTTTCCGTGTGGTGGCAGGTGCAGCCCAGTCCAGTTTATGAAGAATCTTATTTGTGGTTGGCACAATCAAAAGGCCAGCACCTGCCAGCCGTTGGTATTCCGAGGACTTTGATGTTTTTGTCCATGGGGTGATGCTCTTTACCTTTAGGCAACTGACTTAACCTAGAAGTGGAAGACAATTTAGTGTGTCCTCAGACTGAGGAAGCCACCAGCAGAGGCTAGACATGGTTGGCTCAGTTGGATGAAATGCCTGTAGCTGTACATTTGGCTACCTCCAGTCTTACCTCCATTCAGAAGTAATTCGCCATAGGGTATTTCTTGAATACTTCTCTAGATCTGTTTCTTAGAAACTGGGCTCAACTACTTCACTTCCAAggcttttttctaattttcagatTCAGCAGCTCCCTGGCTGATACCCTGCTGTTGCCAGCCCGTGATTATCAGTATGGTATTAATGAGTTTTGTGAGTGCCAGACTGCTGAAGGGAGATACACAAACCTGAGATTAGTGTCTTTTTCTAAAGAAAGCTGTGAACTCTCTTGCCACAGAGTGACATCACCATCAGATGATATGGACCTTAGAACAGGTGTTCACTTCAAGCTGCTAATTTCCCCCTATAAGATGCTGCCTTTTATATTGTAGCCCATATAGTGGCCACTGGGGCTGTTTCTATGTGTTGTTTTCCTGAGTGATCTGGGAGATCCCACACTCGAGACCCTAGATTATATAGCTAGACGTGTTGGCTCCAGACCGATCAACCTTCTGGATCTTTCTTGGACTGTGTGTAGTCGTTTGGTTTGTGTTACTGATTAAAAGGAATGGCATGGTCagaatgtttatttctttggccccaTATCTTTCCCTTGAGGATTTTGGAGTCCTGGGAGCAGAATAGATTGGGTCTTGGAAGCTGACCTCTCACAACTTTTCTTTGTCGTCATTAGGACCTGGTACCGGTGTCCCCCCAGTATATGGCTTAGAAGTATCTGATGTCTCGAAGTGGGAGGAGTCTGTTCTTGAACCTGCACTTGAAATTGTGCGAAGTTTCATCCAGGTGATTATTAATCATGGTGCCGTCTATTGTCTGATTTTCTGAGAGCTTTGTGTAGCTGACACCTTTGTTGCTATGCTGGGGAATGAAGCATTCTTTTCCATGTAATAAAGCAGAAGGCCTGGCTGCTTTTAGATCCCTGGAGGCTGCGTTTCTACTTTCACATTCAGAAAGGTTGTTGTTAAAATCTGTTCACAGCCCACCTGCTCTCTGGCATGAAAAAAAGGAATCTTGGGAAAATCTCACTCCTCTTAATATCTGAGAATGATATCCAGATCTCTTTGAACAAATGCTTCTTCCCCATCCCTGCCTTGTTTCTTCCAGGGCCACAAGCCTGCAGCCACTCCAGTAAAGATGCCAAGCAATGAAACTGAGAACAAGAGAAGTTATCATATGTGTGAGCTCTGTGATCGAATCATCATTGGGGACCGTGAATGGGCAGGTGAGAGTCTGGGGTAGAACACAGAGAAATCTGTTAAGGGTGGGTCCCACTGACTTCATGAAATTTAAGGGCTTTGGTAGCTTGAATGCTGGAGTCTGCTTGTTTGTAAAAAGATGGCCAGATTCCTCTAATAGCCTGTGTTCAGATTTCATGGAGGCCTTCTCAAACGGAAGAGTTTTCTCTGTATTCTGAATTTCAAAGGAAGATTGTATGCCCTCTAGCTTTGGCTAGAGTAGATATTTTATACTGAGAGGTTGGCAGTTAACTGTCCAGAGCTCCTTTTACTTTTGTAATCCTGCCTTAGAAGAGTTTCATGGCCTCTCATGTTTAGACCTCAGTGAGGGTGAGGTAGGATTTTAAGGGAAGCCAGGCAACTTACCCAAGAGACCAAAGGGGCAGAAACAGCTGGGAGGGGACAGGAAGTGCAGTTACTCCTCCTGAGTACATTCTTCAAAAGTGGTAtctccagtaatttttttttttttctccagtaatTTTTAAGGTAATATGTTGAAATGCTGTTGGTTGCATAAACTGTGATGAAAAGTGTTAAGGGGAACTGTGTGGAAGCAAGACTGTCAGATACTCAGAAAGACAGTGGTGAAAGGGTACTCTTCTTTACAAGGTGCTTCCAACCAACCCAGGATTGGCCTGCCGCAAGGTTCTAGTTCCTTGCTTCAGAATCTAGGTCTGTCTTTGCCAGAGTCAGCCACACTGCACTTCTATGTCGGATTTCTACAGTCATTCTGCAAAGCCCAAAAGGGTCTTAGCTGCCAAGCCTTGGATTTACGTGGTATTCAGAAACTTGTTTAAAACTCACTGCTTTTACGCACAAGTAGGACTTGTATTTTACCCAGTGACTGGAATCCTCCTGTTCAGAGGACTGTTTTGCATGGTTAGGATTCTCACAGAAGTGGATTTTTCTCCCCATACCAACCAATAGAACTATGAGTTCTATTAACTGTTAATTCTGGCAAAATGAACTGCATTGTCAGAGTCTGGGGATGGCTGTGATTGCCCAGGCAGCAGAAGAAGCCTCGATTATCGTTGGTTCATAATGAtgaaaggggaagagaaagagagtggCTGATTGTTTTTTCTAAAGGAAACTTAGTGGTTCGATTTGTCGAATGTCCTTCAGGGATTGCCATAGAGAAGCAACATTTGTGAGCCTTTGTGAGTGGAGCTTGTGTGAGCCTTCTATACTGCCATCTGTCAAGTCCCTGCTCCCATCTCCTGCTGCCGTGGGGAGTCCGTCCAGAGGTCATTTTTTGCCTTAGGCTCTAGCTGGAGACAAAAGCTGACTTTTTCCCTCAAGTAAATTTTTCCCTGACTTCTAACCTCTTCCTTTCCTACTTGGCTTCTAAATCCctaaaaatgttttgaataaGTGTAAAAGAGAGTTTAATCTCGCTGTCTGTCTTTTTaggtatttccaaataagatttcCTTGAAAAAGAGCAGGCTAGTAAAAAGGAACTTCTTTGAGTTACAAGCTGCTGCCTTTGGGGTGAGAGGTCAGAAATTGATATCAGCTGCAAGTAGCTTTTTACTGCTTCTGTGACCCCTTGAAAGGGACCATCAGAAAAGAATACTTGCTGTGATCTCTCTGTGCATTGTGTGCTAGAGAATGTGAGTGTCTGGGTTAGCCATTCAGATGGCTTATCTGACGTAGGCAGAGGGTTGTCACACCAGGAGGGGCAGCCTGAGCAAGCTGGTAAGAAGTGAGAAGACAGCTCAGGGTACTGTAGGCCTACAATACAGACAAGAATTTGGATTTGTAACTTTTGAGCCGTGTGAGTTGAAATTGTATCTGTAACAGGCAGCCCCATGTGGAAAAATTGAATCTCAAGCCCTATTCTGGAAAATTGGATCTCTTTTTGAGCTATCGCTAAGCCAAAGAActtacctgctgtgtgaccttggacaagatgTAAGACCTCCATGAACTTCAGTCTCCTGTATAAATGAGCTGAATAATACTGTCTCCTAAGATTGTTGTGCAGATTAGTGATAGAAAGCACCCGCAGATAGACATGGTTCATGGTATAGCTCACTCTAGTTTGCTAGC from Dama dama isolate Ldn47 chromosome 20, ASM3311817v1, whole genome shotgun sequence carries:
- the TRIT1 gene encoding tRNA dimethylallyltransferase isoform X2 is translated as MAATAAARVVSVGPGLRGLQRTLPLVVILGATGTGKSTLALQLGQRLGGEIVSADSMQPQEMGPEKVIDRKVELEREDGHVLHKRLSQVDPEMAAKLHPHDKRKVARSLQVFEETGISHSEFLHRQHAEEGGGPLGGPLKFPNPCIIWLHAEQTVLDERLDKRVDNMLAAGLLDELRDFHKRYNEKKVAENSQDYQHGIFQSIGFKEFHEYLITEGKCTPEMRNQLLKKGIEALKQVTKRYARKQNRWVKNRFLSRPGTGVPPVYGLEVSDVSKWEESVLEPALEIVRSFIQGHKPAATPVKMPSNETENKRSYHMCELCDRIIIGDREWAAHMKSKSHLHQLKKRRKLDSDAVTSVESQSVSPDHDKELKEKGSLGQNDKELKVSM